The Rhodocytophaga rosea genome has a segment encoding these proteins:
- a CDS encoding 3-keto-disaccharide hydrolase, whose product MLLYWVINLFLLLCVPQVFSFASHQPMQDGILGRWDIVIKTPAKELPAWLEVEHSGVQTLTGRFVGSSGSARPISKIEFNNGQFRFSIPPQWEKGKSDLVVEGTLQGNQLSGTMTTPDGERFPWTASRAPSLQRQKPPVWDKPITLFNGKNLNGWHAQGENQWQAVEGILRSPKSGSNLVSDQVFSDFKLHIECRYPKGSNSGVYLRGRYEVQIADSIPVEPSSHLFGGVYGFLTPSEMVNKQPGEWQSFDITLVGRMVTIEANGKMIICNQQIPGITGGAIDSKEGTPGPLLLQGDHGPIEYRNIVLTPAKP is encoded by the coding sequence ATGCTACTATACTGGGTAATAAACCTGTTTCTATTACTCTGTGTACCTCAAGTTTTTAGCTTTGCCTCTCATCAGCCTATGCAAGATGGCATTCTGGGAAGGTGGGATATTGTTATTAAGACCCCTGCCAAAGAGCTTCCTGCCTGGTTGGAGGTGGAGCATTCCGGCGTTCAGACACTAACAGGCAGATTTGTGGGCTCATCGGGTAGTGCGAGGCCTATTTCCAAGATTGAATTTAATAATGGACAATTCCGCTTTTCTATTCCTCCCCAATGGGAAAAAGGAAAAAGTGATCTGGTGGTGGAGGGAACTTTGCAGGGCAATCAATTGAGTGGAACCATGACTACTCCTGACGGAGAACGTTTTCCCTGGACAGCTAGCCGCGCTCCCTCCTTACAGCGGCAAAAACCCCCTGTATGGGATAAACCTATTACTCTTTTTAATGGGAAGAATCTCAATGGCTGGCATGCGCAAGGGGAGAATCAATGGCAAGCTGTGGAGGGGATTTTACGCAGCCCTAAGTCGGGAAGTAACCTGGTGAGCGATCAGGTGTTTTCTGACTTTAAGCTTCATATCGAATGCCGCTATCCCAAAGGCAGCAATAGTGGGGTTTACCTGCGGGGACGCTATGAGGTGCAAATTGCTGACAGCATCCCTGTTGAACCGTCCAGCCATTTGTTTGGCGGAGTATATGGATTTTTGACACCCAGTGAAATGGTCAATAAGCAACCTGGGGAATGGCAGTCTTTCGATATTACTTTAGTAGGAAGGATGGTAACTATAGAAGCCAACGGAAAGATGATTATATGCAATCAGCAGATTCCAGGTATTACCGGGGGAGCTATTGATAGCAAAGAGGGAACTCCCGGACCCCTTCTTTTGCAAGGAGATCATGGCCCTATTGAGTACCGAAATATCGTACTTACACCGGCCAAACCATAA